The stretch of DNA GCGGTGCGACGGAGACGGTCATCGCCTCTTCGAGCTGGCGGAAGATCTGGTCGTTCTGTTCTTTCATCAGCGCGATTTCGGACGCCATTTCGTCAGCGGCCAGAAGCGCGTCCTGCGCGTCACGTTCGATCTGGTCCCGTTCAGCGGCGGTTTTGGCGAGCGCCTGAGCCACGAAATCTATGGGTGCCCCACCAGAGTTTGCGGCCAGTGCGGTGCCCGCCCCTCCGGTTTCGACCTTCTCTTGCAGCGTTGCGAGTTGGTTGCGGGCCGCTTCGCGGTCTTTCATCGTGCCGCGCAGCGTGGCCTGGATCACCTCGATCCCCGTCTCAAGCTCGCGGCGGCGGGTTTCGGATGAGAGCAGTTCCGACTGCATGACTGAAATCTGTTCAAGGGCGGCGTTGAAGCGGTTTTGGGCCGCGAGCGCCTCTTCGGCGCGGGCATCGCGCTGGCCAGCCAGATCGTTCAGACGCGCCTCATAGGTGCGTTGGTCGCGCTTGGCCTGTTCGCGGAAATTGCCCGATCCGATGCTGTCCATCAGCAGGATTGCGGTGGCGATGATCGCCCACGCAACGAGGAAGGAGCTGCCAGTGAAGGCGATCAATTGGGTGCCGGGTCGGAGCCGGATGAACCGGGTGTCATTGTCCGATTTCAGGAAAACGCGCCGCTCCGGAAAATAGTGTTCCAGCAGGCCGTGCCATTTGATCGCGAGGCGTGTCCGCAAAATCCTCGTCCCTTGTCCCATCCCAATGTCGGCGCTCATATCCCCAAACGAGGCGCCTTGACGCCTGTGCATAAAGTCACACCGCTTTGGCGGCAAGTCTGACGTGACGATCTGGCGAAAAGCGGTGCTGAAATGTGTCAGATTGGCGGAAAACCGCCCATTTAACCATACGGTTAGGTTTGGTCAGTCGGCCACCGCGAGGGGCCAGTAGAGGTCGGGCGGCAGGCCCGCCTCGGCCCGCTTTTCTTCGTTGAAGGGTGGTTTGAGGGGGCTGTGGAAATAGCGTTGCACCAATGTGTGAAAGGCGTCTTTCGGGTCGAGGTTGTCGCGCCCGCAGAGGAAGTGGAACCATTTCGAGCCGTACGCCACATGCGCGACTTCTTCGGCATAGATGGTTTCAAGCGCGGCGACGGCGCTGTCGAGCTTGGCTGTGCGGAAGATGTCGATCATGCCCGGTGTGACGTCGAGCCCGCGGGCTTCGAGCACCATGGGCACGACGGCGAGGCGGCCCATGAAATCCTGGGCTGTATCCTCGGCCGCGCGCCACATGCCCGCGTGGGCGGGCAGGGCGCCGTAGTGGCTGTCCAGTTCCTCGAGGCAGTCGCACATGAGGTTGAAGTGCTTGGATTCTTCGTCCGCTGCCTTCACCCAGTCGTCGTAAAAGCCCATGGGCATGGGGATGTGCGTGAAGCGGGCGATGATGTCCCAGTGCAGGTCAACGGCGTTGAGTTCGATATGGGCGACGGCGTGCAGGAGCGCGATGCGGCCTTGGGGCGAGCCGGGGCGGCGGCGGGGCACCTCGCGTGGGCTGAGGAGTTCGGGCTGGGCCGGGCGCGCGGGGTGCATGGGCGGATCGGCGGTGCCGATCTCGGGCGTGTGGCCATCGGCGCGCGCGGCTTTCCATTCGGCAGCCAGTTTGCGCGACAGCGCGGTCTTTTCGCGGCCATCGGCGGTGCGCAGCACGGCCTCGGCCATTTGGGCGAGCGGCATCATGGGGCGCGGGCCGGCCGGGCGGCCAGGAGTGTGGTGTCGGCGTTTTCAAACTGTGGCATTGTCCTGCTCCCGGCAGTTCATGCGGCGCTGAGCCGCCCGTGGCGTGCGTCCCTGTGGAACTGGTATCCACGGATCGTTCCCATCCTACAAGGTCGAAGCGGAAAAATGAGCCTGATCCAGCCGCTTTAGGAAGGCGGCTGTCAGTGCTTGATCGGCCTGCAAGACGTGGCTGCAGGACGCAGTCGGGTTGTTCTGATCCAGCCACGATACCCGGGTCGTTGGGCCGCGTCATCGGTCTCGCGACCCTCAGGCGTGTCGCTGATGCGTGCCCGGCGCATGTGCCAATGGATGGAGGCCGGATGGCGGTAACGGGGTCTAACTCTGCCTGATTTGCGACCAATGTGCATCGGTCCATCATCAATTCCAATGATATGCGGCGCCGGACTGGTATGCTCTGGCTCAGCCGCTATATTTTCTACCTGAGCGGGTATTTCGCAATACATTTGACGCGCCCTACTGCTTGCGATTGCGCAAGACATAATCTGATCCGTCGCGGGGCAAGTTACACGTCTGACGCGTCGCGAAGGAGATGGAGATGTAAGTAAGTGCCGAACTATTCCTTCATAGGGTACGACCCGGGCGTGATCGGTTTTTCTGGTGGTTCGATAACGCTTTCGGCGTCTTTCGATCCCGCGACTGACCGGCGGGTCTTTGATGTCACCGATGAGGCCGGGGGAACTGTTCAGGGCGGCAGGGCGGACGAGGGAATACGGTTTGATGGGGACCGGTTCAGCAACGAGCTTGGCGATGACGCCACACAGGTGGGCGATGTCACAAGTCTGGACGGCAGCACGACATTCGCGTCGGGCCGGATTTACCTCGAGCAATCATACGCGCTGACGAAACCGGCGGGCGGAACGATCAACCTGTTCCGCGTCGAGGTGGAGGGCACGTTTGTCGGCTACATCGTTTCCGAACCTCTGCAGCCGGGCGTCAACTATCCCTTCACAACCGCGAACGTCGTCCCGACGAATGCGCCCAATACCGATGAGCTTGCCGGTGAGCTCACGGATGTGCCCTGTCTCGTGCGCGGCACTCTGATCTCGACCAGCGCGGGCGATGTTGCCGTCGAAGACCTTGAGGTCGGGCAGTTGCTGCGCACGATGGACAACCGCCTTGAGCCTATTCTCTGGATTGGTCATTCCACGGTCAGCGCATCCATGCTGGCGGCGACGCCAAAGCTGTTTCCTGTCAAAATCCAAAGATCGGCACTGGCAGAAGGCTTTCCCAGACGCGATCTGTGGATATCGCGGCAGCACCGGGTGGTCGTATCATCCAGGATCGTGTTGCGCATGTTTGACACTGACGCCGTCCTGATCGCGGCCAATAAACTGGTTGGACTGCCGGGCATTGACGTCGACCACACGGTGGATGGCGTCGAATACTTCCACATTTTTCTGCAAAAGCATGACGTCATCCTGACCGAAGGTGTGCCGACCGAAAGCCTGTATACGGGGCCACAGGCCATGGAGGCGGTCGGACCATCGGCACAGAGGCAGTTGCGGCGCCTGCGCCCGGAGCTGGCATTAGCGAATTATGAGCCGGTCGCGGCGCTGCCCATACCGGATGGCAAACGCCAAAGGGCATTGGTTCAGCGACACAAGAAAAACAGCAAGCCGCTGTTGGAGCTGTACAGGGCCTCCACAGACGTGATGTGTCAGGTGGCGACGGGGCCCGCCGATGTTTAAAGCCCGTGGGCAGGCCCCGATGCGTTACAGCGCCTTCACAGCAGCCAGAACCGCCTCGGCGTGGCCCGGCACTTTGACCTTGGGCCAGGTCATTGCGACATTGCCCGCCGCGTCGATCAGGTAAGTCGTGCGTTCGATGCCCATGTACTTTTTGCCGTACATGTTCTTTTCCTTCCACACGCCGTAATCTTCGCAGACCGTGCCGTGTTCATCCGACAAAAGGCCCACGGTCAGCTCGCGTTTCTTGGCGAACTTGGCGTGGCTGGCCACGCTGTCCTTGGAGATGCCGAAGATCTTGGCGCCGGCGGCTTCGAACTCGGACATGTGTTCCGAAAACGCGATGGATTCCTTGGTGCAGCCGGGTGTGTCGTCGCGCGGATAGAAGTAGAGGACAACCGGACCGCCCTGTAGTGCCGAGAGCGTCACGTCGTTGCCGTCCGCGTCGGGCAGCGTGAAATCAGGGGCGGGCGAAGCGATGTCGAGCATGTTTTGGCCTTTTCATTACTCTTGGGAAAGTTGTGACTGGCATGATAGGGCTGAGCGGACAAGAATAAAGACATGAGCAGTGCCGACCCCGTAACCGACCCGCCCCCCGCGCGGAAAAAGAGCCTGTGGCGTCGCCTTGGGCTGGGAAGCATGTGCGCGAGCCTGGTGTTTGCCGCCGTGATGGGGGCGTCGGTTTACGTGCTGATCGGGCAGCCCGTGATGGCCCCCGGTTGGCTGCGCGACCGGATCGAGACGCGGGCGGGCGAGGCGCTGGGGGCGGCATCGCTGCGCTTTGACGCGCTGGATCTGGTGGTCGAGGACAGCACGAAGCCGCGCGTGCGCATGACCAATGTGCAGGTTTTGAATGATGCGGGCGTCGAAATTGTCGGCTTTTCCGAGATGCGGATTGGTCTGTCGCTGGCCGATCTGGTGCAAGGCGCGTTCCGTCCGACCGAGATTGGCATCACGGGCGTCTTTGCCAAGCTGCGCCGGGAGATCGACGGATCGGTGATCCTGTCGGGGGGCCTGGACCTGGGCGCGCCGTCGCAACAGGCCGACACGTTTGCCAAGCTGATCGAAGGCATCGACGACTTGGTGTCGATCCCCGGCCTGTCGGCCCTGACGCAGGCCGACGTTCAGGCGCTGACCCTTGAGGTCGAGGATGTGCGGTCCGCCCGCGCCTGGACCGTTGATGGTGGGCGGATGCGTCTGACCCGCGAGGGCGACATGCTGCGCGTGACCTCGGACCTTGCTCTGTTGAGTGGCGGGCAGGGGGTGGCCACGCTGGAGGCGAGTTACGAGAGCAGCGTGGGCGCCTCGGCCGCGACCTTTGGTGTGTTGGTCAATGATGTGGATGCGGGTGATATTGCCGTGCTCGCCCCCGCCTTTGAGTGGCTGGATGTGGTGCGTGCGCCGATTTCCGGCGCGGTGCGCGGGGTTTTCGGCGTGGACGGGACGCTGGCCCCGATCAATGTGGCGTTGAACATCGGCGAAGGTGTGATCCAACCCACCGACGCGACCCGACCTGTCCCGTTTCGGTCGGCGCGCAGCTATTTCAGCTATGATCCCGAGGGCACTGTTCTGCTGTTTGACGAGTTGTCGGTCGACAGTGCGTGGATCACGGCGCAGATCGACGGGCAGGCCGTGCTGGGCATTGACGCGCGTGGTGGCCTGGATGACCTGGTGGGGCAGTTCCGCGCCTCGTCCCTGCGGGCGAACCCGGATGATCTGTATCCCGAGCCGATTGAGATGGAGGCGGCGCAGATGGACTTCCGGTTGCGGCTGGATCCGTTCCGGCTGGATATCGGGGAGGCGCTGTTTCAGGATGAGGGGCAGGACCTGATTGCGCGGGGCGCGCTGCTGGCCGACCCGGGTGGATGGAGCTATGAGGTGGATGCGCAGATGGCGGGCATGGCGCCCGAGCGGTTGCTTGAACTGTGGCCGGATCGCTATGCGCCGAAGGCCCGCAAGTGGGTTCTGGACAACCTGCTTGAGGGTCAGATGCGCGATCTTGCGCTCGCCTTGCGTGACACGCCCGACAGCGAGGTCGTCGCCTATACCAGCTTTGCCTACGAAGATGCGAAGGTGCGGTACCTCAAGACCTTGCCCCCGGTCGAAAAGGCGCGGGGCAGCGCGAGCCTGCTGGACGGTCGGTTCGTGGTGTCCGTCGATCAGGGCCATGTGACAGCGCCTCAGGGCGGGCGGATTGATGTGAGTGGGTCGTCCTTTATCATTCCGGATGTGCGCGCGCGCGAGGGCGTGCCTGCCGTTGTTCGGTTGGCCACCGATGGGACGGTGACGGCCGGTTTGTCGCTGCTGGATCTGCCGCCGCTCAACGTGATGGAGCGGGCCGGGTTGTCGCCCAGCATCGCTGATGGGCGGATTGCGGCGGAGGGTACTCTGGCCTTTGCAATGAAAAAGGGCCTGACGCCAAAGGATGTGCAATATGACGCCAGCGGCACGGCCCGCGACGTGCTGAGCACGGCGCTGATCGAGGGGCGGCGGGTGGCGGCGGACCGATTGCAGGTCGTCGCCTCGCAATCGGGTGTCGCGGTGTCGGGGCCAGGGACGCTGGATGGCGTGCCATTTGACGTGACCTGGGCCCAGCCTTTGGGACAGGGGCCGCAGCCCAGCACGGTGCGCGGATCCATCGAGCTGTCGGAGCGGACGATTGACGCCTTTGATCTGGGCCTGCCTGCGGGGCTTGTGACGGGGCGGGGCAGCGGGGATATCGAGATCGCGTTGCCTGCGGGTGAGGGCGTGCCGTCCTTTGTGCTGTCGACGAACCTGCGCGGGGTGCGTTTGTCGTCGCCCCCGTTGGGATGGTCGAAACCTGCTGCAACACCTGCATCGCTGTCGCTGTCCGGCGCGTTGGGAGAAGCGCCGCGGGTGGACCGCTTGGTGCTCGATGCGCCGGGGTTGCAGGCCGAAGGCAGCATCACCGCGACACCGGGCGTGGGGTTGGAGCGTGCCAGCTTCAGTTCCGTGCGCGTGGGCAACTGGATGAACGGTCCCGTGGAACTGGTGGGCCAGGGCCGGGGTGCGCCGCCTGCCGTTGTGGTCCGTGGCGGGACGTTGGACTTGCGCGAGGCGGACTTCGGCGGCTCGGGATCCGGAACCGGCGGGCAGCAGGGCGGTGGGCCACTGAGCCTGACGCTGGACCGTTTGCAGATCACGGACACTATCGCGCTGGACGGGATGTCGGGTCAGTTCAATATGTCGGGCGGTCTTGATGGCACCTTTACCGCGCGGGTGAACGGGGGCACGCCCATTCGCGGGCAGGTGCTGCCGCAAGGCGGGCGCAGCGCCATCCGGATCACATCGAGTGATGCGGGCGGGGTTGCGGCTTCGGCCAGGATCCTCAAACAGGCGCGGGGCGGGACGCTGGATCTGACGCTGCTGCCTGTCGGCGCCGCGGGTTTTGACGGCACGCTGTCGGTCAAGGAGACGCGTATTCAGGATGCGCCAGCGATTGCGGCGCTGCTGAATGCGTTGAGCGTGGTCGGCCTGATCGAGCAGATGGGCGGCAGTGGCATTCACTTTCAGGACGTGAGCGCGTCGTTCCGGCTGACGCCTTCGACCATGACGCTGACCCAGGCGAGCGCGACGGGGCCGTCGATGGGGCTGTCGATGGACGGTGTGTATGATGTGGCGGGGGGACAGTTGAATATGCAGGGTGTGATTTCGCCCCTGTTTCTGATCAACGGGATCGGCAGCATCTTTACCCGGCGGGGCGAGGGGTTGATCGGGTTCAACTACACCTTGCGCGGACCGGCCGCCGACCCGCGCGTGCAGGTCAACCCGCTATCGGCACTCACGCCGGGCCTGTTTCGCGAGATTTTCCGCACGCCGCCCCCGGATTTGCCGCAGGTCGAAGGCGAAACACCGGCACCGGTTGTGCCCGAAGCCTTTGCCCCGGCGGACCCCGGACCAAGTGACGCAGAGCGGCGGCGGCAGGAACGTCAGCAACGTATTGATGAACGCTGAGCGCGCCGCTAGGGGACGCGCATGAAACTGGATGACTTCGATTTCGACCTGCCCGAGGGCTTGATTGCGACCCGGCCTGCTGCGCCGCGATCGTCCGCGCGGCTCTTGGTGGCGGATGGCGACGCGATCCACGACCAGCATGTGACGGACCTTGTGTCTTGGCTGCGCCCCGGCGACTTGCTGGTTCTGAATGACACCCGCGTGATCCCGGCGCGGCTGTTCGGCACGCGGGCGCGCGAAAGTGCGCAGGGGTTGACCGAGGCGCGGATCGAAGTGACCCTGCTGGAGCCGCGCGCCGATGGCAATTGGGCGGCACTGGTCAAGCCGCTGAAGAAGGTGAAGCCCGGCGAGGTCGTGCGCTTTTCCAACGACCTGTCGGCTACGCTGACGGGCAGTGCAGACGGGCAGGGGCATTTGCAGTTCAACCTGACTGGTGATGATTTCGATGCGGCCTTGGCCGAGGCGGGGGCAATGCCCTTGCCCCCTTACATTGCGGCCAAACGGCCCGCTGACGACAAGGACAAGACGGATTACCAGACCATATGGGCCAAGAAGTCTGGCGCGGTTGCGGCCCCGACCGCATCGCTGCATTTCGATGACGCGCTGATGGCGGCGCTGGCCGCGCGCGGGGTCGAGACGACCTATGTGACGCTGCATGTGGGGGCGGGGACATTCCTGCCGGTCAAGGTCGATGACGTGACACAGCACAAGATGCACGCCGAATGGGGGCAGGTGTCTGAGCGGGCGGCTGGGGACATCGCAGCGGCCAAGGCGCGGGGCAACCGGGTGATTCCCGTGGGCACCACGGCGCTGCGGTTGATCGAGACGATGGCCCGCGACGGTGGAATTGCACCTTGGGAAGGGGATACGGACATTTTCATCTATCCCGGCTTCACCTTCGGCGTGGCAGACGGTTTGATGACCAATTTTCACCTGCCCAAATCGACGCTGATGATGCTGGTGTCGGCGTTGATGGGGCAGGAGCGGATCGCGGCCATCTACGATCACGCGGTGCGGTCCGAGTATCGGTTTTTCTCTTATGGGGACGCGTCGCTTTTGTTGCCGCAAACGTGACACCGGAAACCGACGTTGAGGTGTCGCACTTATCTGCGACACGAGTTTTGTGCCCGTGTGACACGGGACCCGTGCCAGCAAGGAGTTTGGCGAGATGTTCCAGGTACTGACAAGCGCGTGGGCCCTGCTGTTTGGCATGGGGCTGCTGATGGTTGGCAACGGGATGCAGGGCACGCTGCTGGGCATCCGGGGCGAGATCGAAGGCTTTTCGACCGCTGAGATGTCGATTGTGATGTCCGCCTATTTTCTGGGCTTTTTGGGTGGCAGTCGCATGGCGCCCCGTATGATCCAGCGCGTGGGGCACGTGCGCGTGTTTGCGGCACTTGCCTCGCTGATCTCTGCCGTGATGATCCTGTACCCGACCTTTGCTGACCCTTGGGCGTGGACGGTGGGGCGGGTCGTGATCGGGTTTTGCTTTTCCGCCGTTTACGTCACGGCGGAGAGCTGGCTGAACGATGCGGCGGACAATTCGAACCGGGGCAAGGCGCTGTCGCTGTACATGATCGTGCAGACCACCGGCATCGTGGTCAGCCAGTATCTGTTGCTGACCGCTGATCCGTCGGGTTTTGTGCTGTTTGTGATTCCGTCGGTGCTGGTGTCGCTGGCGATCACGCCGATCCTGCTGTCGATCAGTCCGGTGCCCGCCTTTGACACCACGAAACCGATGACCCTGCGCGAGCTGGTGGGCTATTCGCCCTTGGGCTGCGTGGGCATGTTCCTGCTGGGCGGTGTGTTTGCCGCGCAGTTCGGGATGGCAGCGGTGTATGGCACGGCGGCGGGGCTGAGCATCGCCCAAATCTCGGCCTTTGTATCGACGTTTTTTATCGGGGCGGTGGTGCTGCAATATCCCATCGGCTGGATTTCGGACCGGATGGACCGGCGCGTGCTGATCCTGATCGTGGCGGCCATTGGCGGGGTGGGGTCGGTCATCGGTCTTATCCTGGGCGGCAATTTCGTGATGCTGCTTGTGTCGGCCTTTGTGGTCGGGGGGATGTCGAACCCGCTTTATTCCCTGCTGCTGGCGCACACGAATGACTTTCTGGAGCACGAGGATATGGCCGCCGCGTCAGGCGGGTTGGTGTTTATCAACGGCTTGGGCGCCGTGTTTGGCCCGTTGATCGTGGGTGCGCTGATGGAGAGCGTTGGGCCATCCGGCTTTTACATGTTCACCGGCGTTCTGTTTGCGGCCCTTGTCGCCTATGCCGCCTATCGGACGACGCAGCGTGCGACCATTCCGGTGGACGAGACGGGGGCGTATGTGGTCATGTCGCAGGCCACGACCACCCCCGTGGCTATGGAAATTGCTCAGGAATACGCCATCGAGACCGATCTGGAGGGCGAGGACGACAACCGAGCCGCGTAATGTGTCGCACCTGTTGTATTTCGTGATTTGGGACCCAAGGTAAACTGTGTAACGGTTTTTTGGCGGGACATGGGTAGGGAGAGACAACCATGATGGGTCCGGACGATGTATTGAGTTTTTGGTTGGACGAGTGCAGTCCGGAGGATTGGTTCAAGTCTGATCCCCTGTTTGATCAGGCCATACGTGACCGTTTTGGCGCCACTTGGAAGGCAGCAACCGAAGGCAAGTTTGCGCTGTGGTTGACCTATCCTTCGGGGGCACTGGCCTACATCATTCTGACCGATCAGTTGCCGCGCAACATGTTCCGCGATGATGCAGGTGCGTTTTCCACCGACCGCGCGGCCTTGGCCGCTGCCAAGTCTGCGATCAGCAAGGGGTGGGACATGCGCATTGATCCGCCGGCACGGCAGTTCTTCTACATGCCACTCGAGCATTCGGAGAACCTGTGTGATCAGGAGCGTGCCGTGCGCCTGATCTGCGAGCGGATGGAGGACGACACGTTCCTGCTGCATGCCCGCGCTCACCGCGAGGTGATCCGCCAGTTCGGTCGTTTCCCGCATCGCAACGCAGTGCTGGGCCGGGCCACGACCGCCGCCGAAAAGGCGCATCTTGAGGCGGGCGGCTATGGCGAGGTTGTGCGTGGATTGCAGGGGGCAGAGGCCGCCTGAAACCTTTTCCCGGATTGAGGCGTTTGTGACGCGGGGCTTTCCCCTGCGTCAGTCGATTTGTCGCGCTCGGCTTTCGTTGAGACTTGTCCAGAAATAGTTTAACGGTAAACTAAATCTGACGCAGCGCTTGGCAAGGAGCTTGATATGGCAGCGAAATCCTTTGACGTGGTGGTGATCGGTTCTGGCCCCGGAGGTTATGTGGCCGCCATTCGGGCGGCGCAGCTGGGTCTGAGCACCTGCGTTGTCGAGCGTGAGCATCTGGGCGGCATCTGCCTGAACTGGGGCTGCATTCCGACCAAGGCGATGCTGCGGTCATCCGAAGTGTTTCACCTGATGCACCGTGCCAAGGAGTTTGGTCTGAAAGCCGATGGCATTGATTATGATTTGCCTGCTGTTGTCGACCGGTCCCGCAAGATCGCGGGGCAGTTATCGGGCGGCGTGCAGCACCTGCTGAAGAAGAACAAGGTGACCGTCATCATGGGCGAGGGCACGATCCCATCCAAGGGCAAGGTCAGCGTCAAAACCGACAAAGGGACGGAGGAGTTGGCGGCCAAGAGCATCATCCTCGCCACTGGTGCGCGCGCGCGCGAGTTGCCCGGGCTTGAGGCGGATGGCGAACTGGTTTGGACCTACAAGGCGGCGCTGACGCCAAGCCGCATGCCGAAGAAGTTGCTGGTCATTGGATCCGGTGCAATCGGGATTGAATTTGCGAGCTTCTACAACACGCTTGGGGCCGACACGACCGTGGTCGAGGTCATGGACCGTGTGCTTCCGGTCGAGGACGAGGAAATCAGTGCCTTTGCCAAGAAGAGCTTTGAAAAGCAGGGCATGACCATCATGCAAAAAGCGATGGTCAAGCAGCTGGACCGCGCCAAGGGCAAGGTGACCGCGCATATCGAAGTGGGCGGCAAGGTCGAGAAGCACGAGTTTGACACCGTCATTTCCGCAGTAGGAATTGTTGGCAATGTCGAGGGGCTGAACCTTGAGAAACTGGGCGTGAAGGTGGACCGGACCCACGTGGTGACGGATGAATTCTGCCGCACTGGCGTCGAGGGGATCTATGCCATCGGTGACATCGCGGGCGCGCCGTGGCTGGCGCACAAGGCGAGCCACGAAGGTGTCATGGTGGCCGAGTTGATCGCGGGCAAGAACGACGTGCATCCGATCAAGCCGAACTCCATTGCGGGCTGCACCTATTGTCACCCGCAGGTGGCGAGCGTCGGCCTGACCGAGGCAGCGGCGAAAGAGGCCGGGCACGAGATCAAGGTCGGCAAGTTCCCGTTCATCGGCAACGGCAAGGCGATTGCCTTGGGTGAGCCTGAAGGCATGATCAAGACGGTGTTTGACGCCAAGACCGGCGAGCTGCTGGGCGCGCATATGATCGGGGCGGAAGTGACCGAGCTGATCCAGGGCTATGTCGTGGGCCAGGCGCTTGAGACGACGGAAGAAGACTTGATGCACACCGTCTTCCCGCACCCGACGCTGTCGGAGATGATGCACGAGAGTGTGCTGGATGCATATGATCGCGTGATCCACATGTAAGCGCACTCCTTTTCCTGATTCCGCAGAACCAATGGCTGCTACAGTGCAGCCATTGGTTTTTTGATTCTGGGGGATGTCATGCGCAATGTCTTTGCACCTTTTCTTGCTGTGGTAATCGGGCTGTCGGTCTTGGCCAAGCCCGTATCGGCACAACAACTCATGTTCGAATATTATACGATGCTGACGCCGCAGGACACATACAATTCGCGGGGGGCGCCGCTGAACGATGTCTGCGGCATCGTCCAGCAAGACCGGGCGAATGTGCACAAGTTTGGACGGCGGGACGCGGGCGACAGTGTTGATCCGTTCTTTACCACCGCAGAGCGGCGCGCGATGATCGCTGGACGGTGTCAATTCAGTAAAGCGCATCACACGGTGGCGCGCATCCGGTCCGCCGTCGTCGGGTTTGTCC from Tateyamaria omphalii encodes:
- a CDS encoding M23 family metallopeptidase, encoding MRTRLAIKWHGLLEHYFPERRVFLKSDNDTRFIRLRPGTQLIAFTGSSFLVAWAIIATAILLMDSIGSGNFREQAKRDQRTYEARLNDLAGQRDARAEEALAAQNRFNAALEQISVMQSELLSSETRRRELETGIEVIQATLRGTMKDREAARNQLATLQEKVETGGAGTALAANSGGAPIDFVAQALAKTAAERDQIERDAQDALLAADEMASEIALMKEQNDQIFRQLEEAMTVSVAPLDKMFRAAGMPTDRIIEEVRRGYSGQGGPLTPLSFSTRGEEPSPDTRRANRLLNQMDTLNLYRIAAQKAPFATPVKNSFRFTSGFGFRRDPKTGGRRMHNGVDFAASLGTPLYATADGVVTHAGWQSGYGRLVKIQHEFGIETRYAHLARLRVKVGQKVSRGDRIGDMGASGRVTGVHLHYEVRVGGKAVNPMIYIKAANDVF
- a CDS encoding ferritin-like domain-containing protein; translation: MMPLAQMAEAVLRTADGREKTALSRKLAAEWKAARADGHTPEIGTADPPMHPARPAQPELLSPREVPRRRPGSPQGRIALLHAVAHIELNAVDLHWDIIARFTHIPMPMGFYDDWVKAADEESKHFNLMCDCLEELDSHYGALPAHAGMWRAAEDTAQDFMGRLAVVPMVLEARGLDVTPGMIDIFRTAKLDSAVAALETIYAEEVAHVAYGSKWFHFLCGRDNLDPKDAFHTLVQRYFHSPLKPPFNEEKRAEAGLPPDLYWPLAVAD
- a CDS encoding Hint domain-containing protein is translated as MPNYSFIGYDPGVIGFSGGSITLSASFDPATDRRVFDVTDEAGGTVQGGRADEGIRFDGDRFSNELGDDATQVGDVTSLDGSTTFASGRIYLEQSYALTKPAGGTINLFRVEVEGTFVGYIVSEPLQPGVNYPFTTANVVPTNAPNTDELAGELTDVPCLVRGTLISTSAGDVAVEDLEVGQLLRTMDNRLEPILWIGHSTVSASMLAATPKLFPVKIQRSALAEGFPRRDLWISRQHRVVVSSRIVLRMFDTDAVLIAANKLVGLPGIDVDHTVDGVEYFHIFLQKHDVILTEGVPTESLYTGPQAMEAVGPSAQRQLRRLRPELALANYEPVAALPIPDGKRQRALVQRHKKNSKPLLELYRASTDVMCQVATGPADV
- the bcp gene encoding thioredoxin-dependent thiol peroxidase: MLDIASPAPDFTLPDADGNDVTLSALQGGPVVLYFYPRDDTPGCTKESIAFSEHMSEFEAAGAKIFGISKDSVASHAKFAKKRELTVGLLSDEHGTVCEDYGVWKEKNMYGKKYMGIERTTYLIDAAGNVAMTWPKVKVPGHAEAVLAAVKAL
- the queA gene encoding tRNA preQ1(34) S-adenosylmethionine ribosyltransferase-isomerase QueA, coding for MKLDDFDFDLPEGLIATRPAAPRSSARLLVADGDAIHDQHVTDLVSWLRPGDLLVLNDTRVIPARLFGTRARESAQGLTEARIEVTLLEPRADGNWAALVKPLKKVKPGEVVRFSNDLSATLTGSADGQGHLQFNLTGDDFDAALAEAGAMPLPPYIAAKRPADDKDKTDYQTIWAKKSGAVAAPTASLHFDDALMAALAARGVETTYVTLHVGAGTFLPVKVDDVTQHKMHAEWGQVSERAAGDIAAAKARGNRVIPVGTTALRLIETMARDGGIAPWEGDTDIFIYPGFTFGVADGLMTNFHLPKSTLMMLVSALMGQERIAAIYDHAVRSEYRFFSYGDASLLLPQT
- a CDS encoding MFS transporter, with product MFQVLTSAWALLFGMGLLMVGNGMQGTLLGIRGEIEGFSTAEMSIVMSAYFLGFLGGSRMAPRMIQRVGHVRVFAALASLISAVMILYPTFADPWAWTVGRVVIGFCFSAVYVTAESWLNDAADNSNRGKALSLYMIVQTTGIVVSQYLLLTADPSGFVLFVIPSVLVSLAITPILLSISPVPAFDTTKPMTLRELVGYSPLGCVGMFLLGGVFAAQFGMAAVYGTAAGLSIAQISAFVSTFFIGAVVLQYPIGWISDRMDRRVLILIVAAIGGVGSVIGLILGGNFVMLLVSAFVVGGMSNPLYSLLLAHTNDFLEHEDMAAASGGLVFINGLGAVFGPLIVGALMESVGPSGFYMFTGVLFAALVAYAAYRTTQRATIPVDETGAYVVMSQATTTPVAMEIAQEYAIETDLEGEDDNRAA
- a CDS encoding DUF924 family protein, with product MMGPDDVLSFWLDECSPEDWFKSDPLFDQAIRDRFGATWKAATEGKFALWLTYPSGALAYIILTDQLPRNMFRDDAGAFSTDRAALAAAKSAISKGWDMRIDPPARQFFYMPLEHSENLCDQERAVRLICERMEDDTFLLHARAHREVIRQFGRFPHRNAVLGRATTAAEKAHLEAGGYGEVVRGLQGAEAA
- the lpdA gene encoding dihydrolipoyl dehydrogenase — encoded protein: MAAKSFDVVVIGSGPGGYVAAIRAAQLGLSTCVVEREHLGGICLNWGCIPTKAMLRSSEVFHLMHRAKEFGLKADGIDYDLPAVVDRSRKIAGQLSGGVQHLLKKNKVTVIMGEGTIPSKGKVSVKTDKGTEELAAKSIILATGARARELPGLEADGELVWTYKAALTPSRMPKKLLVIGSGAIGIEFASFYNTLGADTTVVEVMDRVLPVEDEEISAFAKKSFEKQGMTIMQKAMVKQLDRAKGKVTAHIEVGGKVEKHEFDTVISAVGIVGNVEGLNLEKLGVKVDRTHVVTDEFCRTGVEGIYAIGDIAGAPWLAHKASHEGVMVAELIAGKNDVHPIKPNSIAGCTYCHPQVASVGLTEAAAKEAGHEIKVGKFPFIGNGKAIALGEPEGMIKTVFDAKTGELLGAHMIGAEVTELIQGYVVGQALETTEEDLMHTVFPHPTLSEMMHESVLDAYDRVIHM